Proteins from a genomic interval of Pelagibaculum spongiae:
- a CDS encoding RnfH family protein yields MLNIEVVYALEHQQSLLSVKVEKGADVQAAVEKSGILNKYPQIELGKTPVGIFSKKCKWDDLLRDGDRIEIYRPLIADPKEVRKRRAEQAKAAKQ; encoded by the coding sequence GTGTTAAATATCGAAGTGGTTTATGCACTGGAGCATCAACAAAGTTTGCTTTCAGTAAAGGTAGAAAAAGGGGCCGATGTTCAGGCTGCGGTCGAAAAATCTGGCATTTTGAACAAGTATCCGCAAATAGAATTAGGCAAAACTCCTGTGGGCATTTTTTCTAAAAAATGTAAATGGGATGATTTGCTCCGTGATGGCGACCGAATTGAGATCTACCGGCCATTAATTGCCGACCCGAAAGAAGTTCGTAAGCGCCGGGCTGAACAGGCCAAAGCCGCTAAGCAATAG
- a CDS encoding type II toxin-antitoxin system RatA family toxin, whose product MPKVVHSALLPFTAQQMFDLVHDVEQYPEFLPWCREAKVIERHGEGLVATLELAKGGLHKSFTTRTRVVDGESIHIELVEGGFSHLTGHWVFRPLQAQASKVEVEIDFGFSNKMANLAFGPIFNGISNGLLDAFSKRARQVYKSAF is encoded by the coding sequence ATGCCGAAAGTTGTACATTCAGCGCTTTTGCCGTTTACCGCGCAGCAGATGTTCGATCTGGTGCATGATGTGGAGCAGTACCCAGAGTTTTTACCCTGGTGTCGCGAAGCCAAAGTCATAGAGCGTCACGGTGAAGGTCTGGTGGCAACACTAGAATTGGCCAAAGGCGGATTGCATAAATCATTCACCACCCGTACCCGGGTGGTGGATGGTGAGTCAATTCATATTGAATTGGTCGAAGGTGGATTTAGTCATTTGACGGGTCATTGGGTATTTCGCCCATTGCAGGCCCAAGCATCTAAAGTTGAGGTTGAAATCGACTTTGGCTTTTCTAACAAAATGGCTAACTTGGCATTTGGGCCAATTTTTAATGGCATTTCCAATGGTCTTTTAGATGCTTTTAGTAAAAGAGCGCGTCAGGTTTATAAGTCTGCGTTCTAG
- a CDS encoding sodium-dependent transporter: MSADSGQSIHGQWSNKWMFILAATGSAVGLGNIWKFPYITGENGGGAFVLVYLICISLVGIPIMVSEVLLGRAGKQSPINTMMNLGRQYGGSGAWSFIGYMGTLAGFLILSFYTVVAGWALAYVQRIASPAFHELPLEEIKGSFSALVSNPGELMLWHTLFALITTVVVARGVSDGIEKLVKYLMPLLFALLCVLLGYAATTGHFVQGLEFLFAPDFSKLSWDSVLVALGHSFFTLSLGMGAIMIYGSYLPKDINIGKTVVIIAGMDTLVALMAGMVIFPIVFANNMDPGAGPGLLFSTLTLAFTSMEFGGFFGTLFYLLVAFAGWTSAISLLEPGVSWLVENKNWSRAKSAWLVGLLCWVIGIGTVLSFNVLADFKIFDRTIFDNLDYLTANIMLPLGGLLIAVFASWFISREMQTQQLDGKGGLFTIWLWTSRVVAPGLVFVIFLNALGLLG; this comes from the coding sequence ATGTCAGCTGATAGCGGACAGTCAATCCATGGCCAGTGGTCAAATAAGTGGATGTTTATTCTTGCAGCAACCGGTTCAGCAGTCGGGCTGGGTAATATTTGGAAGTTCCCCTACATCACAGGTGAGAATGGTGGTGGCGCTTTTGTACTGGTCTATCTGATCTGTATCTCATTGGTTGGCATACCTATTATGGTCTCGGAAGTACTTCTGGGCCGAGCCGGCAAACAATCTCCAATCAATACCATGATGAACCTGGGTCGCCAATATGGTGGTAGTGGTGCTTGGTCATTTATTGGTTATATGGGCACTTTGGCCGGATTTTTAATTCTGTCTTTTTATACCGTGGTCGCCGGCTGGGCGCTGGCTTATGTGCAGCGCATTGCTTCGCCGGCATTTCATGAGTTGCCTCTAGAAGAGATTAAGGGCAGTTTTAGCGCGTTAGTGTCAAACCCTGGTGAGTTGATGTTATGGCACACCTTGTTTGCCTTAATCACCACAGTGGTAGTGGCACGTGGAGTTTCTGATGGTATTGAAAAGTTAGTTAAGTATTTAATGCCACTGTTATTTGCGCTGTTATGTGTGTTGCTGGGATATGCAGCAACCACCGGGCATTTTGTACAAGGGCTAGAATTTTTGTTTGCGCCTGACTTCTCAAAACTCAGCTGGGATTCAGTACTGGTCGCTTTAGGTCATTCGTTCTTTACTCTGTCTTTGGGTATGGGTGCGATTATGATTTATGGCTCTTATCTGCCTAAAGATATCAATATCGGCAAAACCGTGGTGATCATTGCGGGTATGGATACGCTGGTTGCTTTGATGGCGGGCATGGTGATCTTCCCGATTGTATTTGCCAATAATATGGACCCAGGCGCGGGCCCAGGTTTGCTGTTCTCGACCTTAACGCTGGCCTTCACTAGTATGGAGTTTGGCGGTTTCTTTGGCACTTTGTTCTATCTGCTGGTGGCATTTGCCGGTTGGACTTCGGCAATTTCTTTATTGGAACCAGGTGTCTCTTGGCTGGTCGAAAACAAGAACTGGAGCCGAGCTAAGTCAGCCTGGTTGGTTGGTTTGCTGTGTTGGGTAATTGGTATCGGCACCGTGCTGTCATTTAACGTGTTGGCTGATTTCAAGATTTTTGACCGAACCATTTTTGATAACCTGGATTATCTGACCGCTAACATCATGCTGCCACTGGGCGGATTGCTGATTGCCGTATTTGCCAGCTGGTTTATTAGCCGGGAAATGCAAACGCAACAGTTGGATGGTAAGGGCGGTTTGTTTACCATATGGTTGTGGACCAGCCGAGTGGTTGCACCCGGTTTGGTATTTGTCATCTTCCTTAATGCATTAGGTTTGCTGGGATAG
- the smpB gene encoding SsrA-binding protein SmpB yields the protein MAKKKPQAPSSTIALNKKAKHDYFLEDRIEAGIALQGWEVKSLREGKLQMVDCYVIFKNGEAFLLGALISPLNTTSTHIFPDPTRTRKLLMHAEELYKLQSSIDRKGFTLLATAVYWKKGMVKVELALGKGKKQHDKRATEKERDWDRQKNRIMKEN from the coding sequence ATGGCAAAGAAAAAGCCTCAGGCACCAAGCAGCACTATTGCGTTAAACAAAAAGGCCAAACACGACTACTTTCTTGAAGATCGGATTGAAGCCGGCATTGCGTTACAAGGCTGGGAAGTCAAAAGCCTCCGCGAAGGCAAACTACAAATGGTCGATTGCTACGTGATCTTCAAAAATGGCGAAGCCTTTTTATTAGGCGCACTCATTAGCCCATTGAACACCACCAGCACCCATATATTCCCCGACCCGACCCGCACCAGAAAACTTCTGATGCATGCAGAAGAACTTTACAAACTGCAATCATCCATCGACCGCAAAGGCTTCACTTTGCTAGCAACCGCAGTCTATTGGAAAAAAGGCATGGTTAAAGTCGAACTGGCATTGGGTAAGGGTAAAAAGCAGCACGACAAACGTGCCACCGAAAAAGAACGTGATTGGGATCGTCAGAAAAACCGGATCATGAAAGAGAATTAA
- a CDS encoding DUF1016 N-terminal domain-containing protein, translating to MLGGERAEYGKQIVVTLARQLTNEFGRGFSDKQLRRMMQFAEVFPEQEIVVSLMRQFNWTHLIALIPMKDPLQWEFYAQMCRIEGWSVRGLAERIDSMLYQRTALSKKPEKLI from the coding sequence GTGCTGGGTGGTGAACGAGCTGAATACGGCAAGCAGATTGTCGTCACACTGGCGCGACAATTGACCAATGAGTTTGGCCGGGGCTTTTCTGATAAGCAGTTGCGCCGGATGATGCAGTTTGCCGAGGTCTTCCCGGAGCAAGAAATTGTCGTATCGCTGATGCGACAATTTAACTGGACCCACCTTATCGCCCTGATCCCCATGAAAGACCCGTTGCAATGGGAATTCTATGCCCAAATGTGCCGCATTGAAGGCTGGAGCGTACGGGGGTTGGCAGAAAGAATCGACTCCATGTTGTATCAACGTACCGCGCTGTCAAAAAAGCCGGAAAAGCTGATTTAA
- a CDS encoding PDDEXK nuclease domain-containing protein, translating to MNDHYLEKDLEDAILRDLEGFLLELGAGFSFIARQKRIQIDGDDFYIDLLFYNRQLKQLVAIDLKIGRFKAHYKGQMELYLRWLDQHKRQPGEEPPLGIILCAENRKEQIELLQLDDAGIHVTEYLTVLPEREVLYTRLQRAIDEAQKKYALKESN from the coding sequence TTGAATGACCATTACCTAGAGAAAGATCTTGAAGACGCAATTCTGCGTGACCTTGAAGGTTTTCTACTAGAGCTAGGTGCAGGCTTTTCCTTTATCGCTCGGCAAAAGCGCATCCAGATCGATGGCGACGATTTCTACATTGACCTGCTGTTTTACAACCGGCAGTTGAAACAGCTGGTGGCGATTGATTTAAAAATCGGTCGTTTTAAAGCTCACTACAAAGGGCAGATGGAACTCTACCTGCGCTGGCTCGATCAACACAAACGTCAGCCGGGCGAAGAACCTCCACTGGGCATTATTCTCTGCGCCGAAAACCGTAAAGAACAAATTGAATTGCTACAGCTGGATGATGCCGGTATTCACGTAACGGAATACCTCACCGTATTACCCGAGCGCGAAGTACTGTACACCCGCTTGCAACGCGCGATCGATGAAGCACAAAAGAAGTATGCGCTAAAGGAATCTAATTAA
- a CDS encoding WYL domain-containing protein, which translates to MNETITQDYYPSANNHAPNRLLEVTQAQRARLFYIDFRLFFYGTINRADLVARFGIKEAAASRDLSLYKEIAPKNIEYDTKGKSYIQRQSENIKCCFAPLFEYTANQTLASLLHGFGDDFLGVQEPLIPCISPVLLNAPDLQSLALITKAIYQKKILKITYHSLTSGLSQKEITPFALINNGLHWHVRGYDRSQKRFADFVINRIELPQLIDKTPSKDQTKTADDQWNKIVELRIQAHPKLEHPKTIEHEYAMQNGELKIEVRAAIAGYVLRYWNVDCSDQPNSSLAGFHLWLANKDALKRLDNLILATGNNYATHIMDD; encoded by the coding sequence ATGAACGAAACCATTACTCAAGACTACTATCCCTCAGCCAACAATCATGCCCCTAATCGCTTGCTTGAAGTCACCCAAGCCCAACGTGCGCGGTTATTTTATATCGACTTCCGCTTATTCTTCTACGGCACAATCAATCGGGCCGATCTAGTTGCTCGCTTTGGTATTAAAGAAGCCGCCGCATCACGTGACCTGTCATTATATAAAGAAATTGCACCAAAAAATATCGAGTATGACACCAAAGGCAAAAGCTATATTCAACGACAAAGCGAAAACATAAAATGCTGCTTTGCACCACTATTTGAATATACAGCAAACCAAACATTAGCAAGCCTTCTTCATGGTTTTGGGGATGATTTTCTAGGGGTTCAAGAACCACTAATTCCTTGTATATCTCCAGTACTCTTGAATGCTCCAGATCTTCAATCACTGGCGCTCATTACTAAAGCCATTTATCAGAAGAAAATTTTAAAGATAACTTACCACTCGCTAACCAGTGGATTATCTCAAAAGGAAATCACCCCTTTTGCTTTAATTAATAATGGACTACATTGGCATGTTCGAGGCTATGACCGATCACAGAAACGATTTGCCGATTTTGTAATCAATCGAATCGAGTTGCCACAACTCATTGATAAAACGCCCTCGAAGGATCAAACCAAAACTGCTGATGATCAGTGGAATAAAATTGTTGAATTACGCATTCAAGCACATCCAAAGCTAGAGCATCCAAAAACTATAGAGCATGAGTATGCAATGCAAAACGGAGAACTTAAAATAGAAGTTCGAGCAGCTATTGCAGGCTATGTTTTACGCTATTGGAATGTAGATTGCTCTGACCAACCCAATAGTTCTCTAGCGGGATTTCATCTTTGGCTAGCAAATAAGGATGCACTGAAGAGGCTCGACAATCTCATTCTTGCAACGGGTAACAACTACGCAACTCATATCATGGATGATTGA
- a CDS encoding helicase-related protein: protein MLKLEDIKKDAQVQGILADTIVRIVQIEPIGEAAITVYYKDSQGALGEQMLFRSDEARLSVATAGRPWAFDAPGAEFKLGLEAYRISQAALFDPMMAVHTSSVEPLPHQISAVYEHMLPKQPLRYVLADDPGAGKTIMAGLLISELLMRADAKRILIVSPGSLTEQWQDELLEKFGVIFDIFSKEKQEQCASGNYFNESDQLICRLDQLSRNEDFQNKLKNTEWDLIIVDEAHKLSASYFGNKVNKTKRFLLGELLGSITRHYLLMTATPHNGKEEDFQVWLSLLDTDRFYGKFREGAHKVDVTDMMRRMVKEELLKFDGTPLFPERRAYTANYELSSMEASLYEQVTTYVREEMNRADNLDGKKKNNVGFALTMLQRRLASSPEAIYQSLKRRRKRLEDRLTETRLLARGQSAAGDIAETIGEYSVKKQIDLPENLDDLDDELSAEEYEIYAEQVVDQASAAETIPELEAEILILKDLEYQALKVVQSGNDKKWEELSCLLQDNPEMFRASGSRRKLIIFTEHKDTLNYLITRISGMLGDTNAVRKIYGGTNRDERRKIQEEFRNDPEVTVLIATDAAGEGVNLQNANLMVNYDLPWNPNRLEQRFGRIHRIGQTEVCHLWNIVANETREGEVFQKLFDKIEIEKEALGGKVFDVLGEAFDNVSLKDLLVKAIRYGEDPEVKEKMNQVIEGALDAEHLKEIIRRNALVDQHMGLEELYAVKEEMEKAEARKLQPYFIRAFFTEAFQTLTGEFRPRETGRYEIRHVPAAIRERDRVIGETRTPVLKKYERICFEKQHVRLSNKPMADMVHPAHPLMHSVTDLVLQAHRTKLKQGAILVDPNDDNTAPRVLFMVDHSIRETGATNAIASRRLQFVEINAQGVAINAGWAPHLDLQPIDEFDHKLVGDILRADWLNNNLEALALNHASQKLVPEHYAEIKDRRERQANKTMTAVHERLIKEINYWSDRYIKLKDDLDSGKRPRMQPEMARRRVDDLTARLEQRQSELEELKNVVSSTPIVIGGALVIPQGLLAMRKGETQFAVDAVARARIEQVAMSAVMQAEQVFGHTVTDVGAEKCGWDITSRPPVNTDGSIKPDRHIEVKGRAKGQSTITVSRNEIIYALNQSDKFILAIVIVDNESFKGPFYIKNPFKVEPDFGVASINYDLSELLSKAISPEQSL, encoded by the coding sequence ATGCTGAAATTAGAAGACATCAAAAAAGACGCACAAGTCCAAGGTATTCTGGCCGATACAATTGTCCGTATTGTACAAATCGAGCCTATTGGTGAAGCTGCTATCACTGTCTATTACAAGGACAGCCAAGGCGCGTTAGGCGAGCAAATGCTATTTCGCTCAGATGAAGCTCGTTTATCAGTAGCAACTGCCGGTCGCCCTTGGGCTTTTGATGCGCCAGGAGCAGAATTTAAACTGGGTCTAGAAGCATATCGCATTTCACAAGCAGCCTTATTTGACCCAATGATGGCCGTACATACTTCTAGCGTTGAACCCTTGCCGCATCAAATTTCGGCTGTATATGAACACATGCTACCCAAACAACCATTGCGTTATGTTTTGGCCGATGATCCTGGTGCAGGAAAAACGATCATGGCCGGTTTATTAATTAGTGAGCTGCTAATGCGTGCAGACGCTAAAAGAATTTTGATTGTTTCTCCAGGTTCTTTAACTGAACAATGGCAAGATGAGTTACTAGAAAAATTCGGCGTGATTTTTGATATATTTAGCAAAGAAAAACAAGAACAATGTGCTTCAGGTAATTATTTCAATGAATCAGATCAACTTATTTGCAGACTAGACCAATTATCTAGAAATGAAGATTTTCAAAACAAATTAAAAAACACTGAGTGGGATCTCATCATCGTTGATGAAGCCCATAAATTATCGGCCAGTTATTTTGGAAACAAAGTAAACAAAACCAAACGATTTCTATTAGGTGAATTACTCGGTTCGATTACTCGGCATTACTTGCTCATGACCGCCACCCCACACAACGGCAAAGAAGAAGACTTTCAAGTCTGGTTATCTTTGCTGGATACAGATAGGTTTTATGGGAAATTCCGGGAAGGTGCACATAAGGTCGACGTAACAGATATGATGCGCAGGATGGTAAAAGAAGAACTACTCAAATTTGATGGCACCCCTCTTTTCCCTGAGCGCCGTGCTTATACAGCAAATTACGAACTTTCATCCATGGAAGCATCACTTTATGAACAGGTGACGACCTATGTTCGTGAAGAAATGAACCGAGCAGACAATCTCGACGGCAAAAAGAAAAATAACGTCGGCTTTGCATTAACCATGCTGCAACGTCGCTTGGCATCCAGCCCCGAAGCAATCTATCAATCGCTTAAACGCCGTCGTAAACGCTTAGAAGACCGTCTGACAGAAACCAGGCTTCTCGCACGTGGTCAATCCGCCGCTGGAGACATCGCCGAAACAATTGGTGAATACAGTGTAAAGAAACAAATCGACCTACCAGAAAATCTTGATGATCTTGATGATGAATTAAGTGCAGAAGAGTATGAAATCTATGCCGAGCAAGTAGTTGATCAAGCCTCAGCTGCCGAAACAATCCCTGAGCTCGAAGCAGAAATATTGATACTTAAAGATCTAGAATACCAAGCATTAAAAGTAGTGCAATCAGGTAATGATAAAAAATGGGAAGAATTATCTTGCTTACTACAAGATAATCCCGAGATGTTCAGAGCTAGCGGCAGTCGCCGAAAACTCATTATTTTTACAGAACACAAAGATACATTGAATTATCTGATCACACGTATCAGCGGCATGCTCGGTGACACCAATGCCGTTCGCAAAATTTATGGTGGCACCAACCGTGATGAACGCAGAAAAATTCAGGAAGAATTCCGTAATGATCCTGAAGTCACTGTACTTATTGCAACAGATGCCGCAGGCGAAGGTGTCAACCTGCAAAATGCGAACTTAATGGTGAACTATGACTTACCTTGGAACCCAAACCGACTAGAACAGCGTTTTGGGCGTATTCACCGCATCGGTCAAACTGAAGTTTGCCACCTGTGGAATATCGTTGCTAATGAAACACGTGAAGGTGAAGTCTTTCAAAAACTTTTCGATAAAATCGAAATCGAAAAAGAAGCCCTAGGCGGCAAAGTTTTTGATGTGCTTGGTGAAGCTTTTGATAATGTTTCCCTTAAAGATTTGCTGGTTAAAGCAATTCGCTATGGTGAAGATCCTGAAGTAAAAGAAAAAATGAATCAGGTAATTGAAGGTGCATTAGATGCAGAGCACCTAAAAGAGATCATCAGGCGAAATGCATTGGTCGACCAACACATGGGACTAGAAGAACTTTATGCCGTAAAAGAAGAAATGGAAAAAGCCGAAGCCCGTAAATTGCAACCTTACTTTATTCGCGCATTTTTCACAGAAGCATTTCAAACTCTTACAGGTGAATTCCGTCCACGAGAGACTGGCCGATACGAAATACGTCACGTACCCGCAGCCATTCGTGAACGAGATCGAGTGATCGGCGAAACACGCACACCAGTACTAAAAAAGTACGAACGAATTTGCTTTGAAAAACAACATGTACGTCTCAGCAACAAGCCAATGGCTGATATGGTTCACCCCGCACATCCTTTAATGCACTCAGTGACCGACCTAGTGCTACAAGCACACAGAACAAAGCTAAAGCAAGGTGCTATATTAGTCGACCCAAATGATGACAACACAGCGCCTCGCGTACTGTTTATGGTGGACCATAGTATTCGAGAAACCGGTGCCACGAATGCCATAGCATCGCGTCGGTTACAGTTTGTCGAAATCAACGCCCAAGGCGTTGCTATCAATGCTGGCTGGGCACCACACCTGGATTTACAGCCCATAGATGAATTTGACCACAAATTAGTCGGCGACATTCTCCGAGCAGACTGGTTAAATAATAATCTAGAAGCTTTGGCACTTAATCATGCTTCACAAAAATTGGTGCCCGAGCACTATGCGGAAATAAAAGATCGCCGAGAACGTCAGGCAAATAAAACTATGACTGCGGTGCACGAGCGATTAATTAAAGAAATTAATTATTGGTCAGATCGTTATATCAAACTGAAAGACGACTTAGATTCCGGTAAACGCCCCCGAATGCAACCAGAAATGGCCAGAAGGCGAGTAGATGACCTGACAGCAAGGCTTGAACAGCGACAGTCAGAATTAGAAGAACTCAAAAATGTTGTATCCAGCACGCCCATTGTTATCGGTGGCGCCTTAGTCATTCCCCAAGGTTTATTGGCCATGCGGAAAGGCGAAACTCAATTTGCGGTAGATGCCGTCGCACGAGCACGCATTGAACAAGTTGCCATGAGCGCTGTCATGCAGGCAGAGCAGGTTTTTGGTCACACAGTGACCGATGTAGGTGCTGAAAAATGTGGTTGGGATATTACTTCACGGCCTCCAGTGAATACAGATGGCTCAATCAAGCCTGATCGACATATCGAGGTAAAGGGCAGAGCCAAAGGGCAGAGCACAATTACAGTAAGCCGCAATGAAATCATTTACGCGCTAAATCAGTCAGATAAATTTATTTTGGCCATCGTAATTGTTGATAACGAGTCATTTAAAGGCCCATTTTATATCAAAAACCCGTTTAAAGTGGAGCCTGATTTTGGCGTAGCCAGTATTAATTATGACTTAAGCGAACTGCTTTCAAAGGCGATAAGTCCGGAGCAAAGTTTATGA
- a CDS encoding AAA family ATPase — MKLKKISLENFRCYQQLEIELHPKTTVLAANNGQGKTTILDAVRIALWPYVSQFDLAKTPYVDPSNTITIDDVHILKSTDQKSPVFGALDEMARQFPSSVVAESSSSNGLHTWRRYRDSEAKKSQTKDDTGTKALKNSAKEMQKAIRDLSATPKTLPVFGYYGTGRLWREKRLTDSKKGKAEKNNEQIRTFAYRDCLDPASSFKQFQDWFTSAYLKVMEYQIKQLESGATFIEVPNELRRPVKVVQDAVNEVLKPIGWQHLQYSEKYDKSLVLKHPKLGVMKISQLSDGIKNMLAMIADIAYRCVLLNGHLQDQAAKQSPGVIMIDEVDMHLHPQWQQTVVASLQQAFPNIQFIVTTHSPQVLSTVPAESIRIIRHEIDSDSETDLILSSATPPLTQSKGVASADIMAELQLVDPIPDVEEAHWLSQYKQLIIENNHENSHGKALKEKILQHFGESHQEWRECERLVRLQQMKAKLPKRNQHRPGGENA; from the coding sequence ATGAAATTAAAAAAAATAAGCCTTGAAAATTTCCGCTGTTATCAGCAATTGGAAATCGAACTTCACCCCAAGACCACTGTACTCGCGGCAAATAATGGTCAAGGTAAAACCACAATTTTAGATGCGGTTCGCATAGCACTTTGGCCTTATGTCAGTCAATTTGATTTAGCAAAAACACCTTATGTAGATCCGTCAAATACAATCACAATTGATGACGTACATATATTAAAATCTACAGATCAGAAATCACCTGTATTTGGTGCACTAGATGAAATGGCTAGGCAGTTTCCTTCATCAGTCGTAGCAGAGAGTAGCTCTTCAAATGGCCTGCATACTTGGAGACGATATCGCGATAGTGAAGCTAAAAAATCACAAACTAAAGATGATACAGGCACAAAAGCATTAAAAAACTCGGCTAAGGAAATGCAGAAAGCCATTCGAGACCTAAGTGCTACACCTAAAACATTACCAGTATTTGGATACTACGGCACGGGGCGGCTATGGCGAGAAAAACGCCTAACTGATAGCAAAAAAGGTAAAGCAGAAAAAAACAATGAGCAGATTCGAACCTTCGCTTATCGCGACTGCCTAGACCCCGCATCCAGCTTTAAACAGTTTCAAGACTGGTTTACATCAGCCTATTTAAAAGTAATGGAATACCAGATAAAGCAATTAGAAAGCGGTGCAACCTTTATTGAAGTGCCTAATGAACTGCGTCGTCCAGTTAAAGTTGTGCAAGATGCAGTAAATGAAGTACTAAAACCTATTGGCTGGCAACATCTACAATACAGTGAAAAATACGATAAATCTCTCGTATTAAAACATCCTAAACTCGGTGTAATGAAAATATCACAATTAAGTGACGGCATTAAAAACATGCTGGCTATGATTGCTGATATCGCCTATCGCTGCGTGCTTTTAAATGGGCATTTACAAGACCAAGCGGCTAAACAATCCCCTGGCGTTATAATGATCGACGAAGTTGACATGCACTTGCATCCACAATGGCAGCAAACAGTGGTCGCTTCTTTGCAGCAAGCCTTTCCAAATATTCAATTTATTGTAACTACACACAGCCCACAAGTGCTATCGACTGTACCCGCTGAAAGCATTCGTATAATAAGGCATGAAATAGATTCAGATTCAGAAACAGATTTAATTCTTTCAAGCGCAACGCCACCATTAACACAAAGCAAAGGTGTAGCCAGTGCAGATATTATGGCCGAGCTGCAATTAGTCGACCCAATACCAGATGTAGAAGAAGCTCATTGGCTCTCTCAATACAAGCAGTTAATCATTGAAAACAACCATGAAAATAGCCATGGAAAAGCGCTAAAAGAAAAAATACTTCAACATTTTGGTGAGTCTCATCAAGAATGGAGAGAGTGTGAGCGTTTAGTTCGATTGCAGCAGATGAAAGCCAAGCTACCAAAACGCAATCAGCATAGACCCGGTGGCGAAAATGCATAA
- the ptuB gene encoding retron Ec78 anti-phage system effector HNH endonuclease PtuB, whose translation MHKLIRPRQPACLNQYQHGRDQWNRVTPDHKNAIWLKLDQMQQHRCAYCESTIRTDLGNSNSHIEHFRQRRSHPQDTFLWDNLFGSCNRHSSCGKHKDDLPPYNHQDLIKMDVEDPEAFITFLPDGNAVPIKNLSPADKHRAAETIRIFNLNGPLRRIRETAISGYLQTAEALATYAAEFDEADWLPLLQDELKQIKDFPFTTAIKHVLLPA comes from the coding sequence ATGCATAAGTTAATTCGCCCCAGACAACCCGCTTGTTTAAATCAATACCAGCACGGTAGAGATCAATGGAACCGCGTTACGCCAGACCATAAAAACGCAATATGGCTCAAACTGGACCAGATGCAACAGCACCGCTGCGCCTATTGTGAATCAACAATTAGAACTGACTTAGGTAATAGTAATTCGCATATTGAACATTTCAGACAGCGACGCAGCCATCCTCAAGACACCTTTTTGTGGGACAATCTATTTGGTTCTTGTAATCGCCATAGCAGCTGCGGCAAACACAAAGATGACTTGCCACCTTACAACCATCAAGATCTTATTAAGATGGATGTAGAAGATCCAGAAGCATTTATAACATTTCTGCCAGACGGCAATGCAGTGCCCATCAAAAATTTAAGCCCTGCAGATAAACATCGTGCAGCGGAAACCATCCGTATTTTTAACCTAAATGGCCCGCTACGGCGAATCAGAGAAACAGCCATTTCAGGCTATTTACAAACCGCAGAAGCCCTTGCAACTTACGCAGCAGAATTTGACGAAGCTGACTGGTTACCGCTACTGCAAGATGAATTAAAACAAATAAAAGATTTTCCTTTTACTACTGCCATCAAACATGTGCTTTTGCCCGCCTGA